The window ATTTGATATATTGGTTCAGTATTGCAGGTTATTGGTGGCAGTGCTTTTGATAATCTTTCTGTTCTTTTTGCTATTGGCGTGGCTTTTGGTTTTGCTAAAGATAATCGTGGTGAAGCAGCTCTTATTGGTTTTTTTGCTTATACAATATTAATTGGTCTAATGACCATATTACCAAAAATTGTTTATTCAACAATTTTATTAGATGTTAACTTAGAAAATAAATCAAAACTTTTATATCAACTTAAAGGAAATGAAGTTATTTATTCTATTGATATGGGGATTTTGAGTGGCATTATTGCTGGTATATTAGCAGCTACTTGTTATAATCGTTTTCAATCCATTAAGTTGCCAACTGCTTTGTCATTTTTTTCGGGAAGAAGATTTGTGCCATTAGTTGTTATTTTAGTTTCTTTACCAGTTGCTATTTTAGTGGCAATAATTTGACCTTGACTTCAGTTAGGACTTTTAAGTTTTGGACAAACTATTATTCCTGAAAAAGTTGACAATTCAACGCGTCATATTCAATGAGGGGTTGCTAGCGTTTATACAATGTTTAATAGAACATTAAATGCTAGTGGTTTAATGCGTGTTTTTAATATTTATTTTTTTTGACAACACCCTTTTGTTACTTCAGAGAATGGAACAGTTATTAATGGTGATATTCCTGCATTTCTTAGTAATGATTTAGTTGTTGGTGCCGGATTATTTCAAAGTGGGTTTTTCCCCATTATGATGTTTGGATTACCTGCCGCTGCCTTGGCGATCATTAAATGTGCTCATCCTGACCAAAGAAAAAAAGTTATGGCATTATTACTTGGAGCTGCGTCCGTTTCATTTTTAACTGGGGTTACTGAACCGTTAGAATTTAGTTTTATTTATGCAGCTCCAGTATTATTTTTTGTTCATATTGTCTTATCAGGGATTATTTCTGCAATTACTGTTGGTTTAGGAATTCGGATTGGCTTTGGGTTTTCTGCTGGTTTTATTGATTATGTTTTAAGTTTTTATCAATCAATGAAAATTGCTAAAATAACTTGGGAGTCAGGTTTTGCCCAAGTGCTGGCAAATCCGGCTTGAATATTACCAATTGGTATTCTAAGCGGGGGAGTTTATTACTTTTCTTTTAGTTATTTGATTAAGAAGTTTAATTATCAGACATTAGGTCGTGAGCAAACTGTTAGTGAAACAAATAATTTTGATAACAGTTTACCACTGGTTTCTTATCAACTATTAGCGACAAAAATTTTGGATATTTTAGGTAAAGATAATATTATTAGTGTTGGTAATTGTGTCACAAGGGTGAGAATTGTTGTTAAAAATGTTGATGATTGAAAGATTAAACAATTAGATAAAATCAAATTTAAAATAAGAGGGATTGCTAATAATAAACTTAATCCGAAAATGGTTTCAGACAAAGATTTGCAACTCATTGTTAGCAATGATGCCCAATTTATTGTTGATGAATTAGAAAAATTGCTTCAAGCATCAAAAGAGTTGTTGGCAACTAATTTTTAAAAATAGAAAATAGTTTTTATTTTAAAAGCATTAAAAGAAGGTAACTTGCGATTATTGTTAGTGCTGTAAATAAAAAAGGTAGCGTTGCTACCTTTTTCTTTGTTAATTTTATTTATTGTTTAACAACAATAATTCCTACGGAGTTAACACCAGCATGACTGACAAAACAGTTAGGGAGGAATGCTTTTTTGATTTTAAGTTTAGGGTGGGTGGTTATAATCTTGTTAATAATTGTGATGATTTTTTTATCACATTGTGATGTGAAAATTTCTAAGATATAATTTTCATTTTTAATAAATTCTTTAATTTTTGTGATTACGCTTTCAATAGCGTTGTTTAAGGTTCTAGCAATTCCACTTTTTTCTGATATTTCGCCAAATTTAATAATGACTTTAACGCGGATTAAACTTATTAGGGAAGCAACAACAGATTTGGCACGACCACCTCCTTTAGAAAGTCGCGAGATATCTTCAGGGATAATGTAAATTAAACTATTTTTTAACTTGGGTTACCATTTTATTAATATCATTAATGTTACCACCATTAGCTACAATTTCAGTAGCTTTAATTGCTAATGTATTATTAAATGTAGCAGCGCCGTTAGTATCAATAATATGAACGCGGTTTTTAAATTCATTTTCTTGTGATAGCATATAGGCATTTTGGTATTGACCAGATAATTCTTTAGCAATCGGAATAAAGATAATTTCATCATTTCCTTCAGCTAATAGTTTTCGCCATAAGCTCATTAGTTGTCCTGGTGATGATTGACTAGTTTTAGTATATTCACCATTTTTAACACGAGCATAAAAATTAGATTTTTTAATATCACTAGTGGTATCTTCAATTTCAGTTCCATCTTCAAAACTTATTAATAAAGGAATGATATTAATATTTTTTTCTTTTAGCGTTGTAAGGTCAAGGTTGCTAGATGAATCAACAATAATAGCAATTTTTTTATTTGTGTTGGACATTTTTTTCTCCTTTACTTTATTCAATATACAAGTACAAATGTATTATATCCGGTGTGAGCAGCAATAACATTAGATATTAAACTCATATGCTTAATTGTAAATTTTTCTTTAGTAATGATTTTAATTACTTCTTTTTTTAATTCCGTATCACATAATGAATGCATAATTGTTAATTCGCCAGCACTGTCATAGCGCTTTTTGATTTCTTTTAAAACTTCTTTAATTGCTTTTTTAAATGTTCTGGTTTTATCAAATTTATCAATAAAACCATTAAATTCTTTTAATTTTGTCGAAAACTCTTGATATTTATTGAATATACTTAATTTTAGGTATATTTTAATATGATAGAGGTGGATAATAATTATGGAAAAAATAATTCAAGAACTAGTAAATACTTTAACAGATGATCAATTTTTAGAATTTTATGAAAAAGTCAAACAACAAGCAGAATTAATAAAAAAACAAAAACGTTTAAATGAAATTGATCAAAAATTTAGAGCGCAAGGTATTAAATGCCCTAAATGTGAATCTTACCATTGCGTTAAAAATGGACATAATTCAGAAGGAAAACAAAAATGTTTATGTAAAAATTGCCGTGCAAGTTTTGACGCTTTTCGTAATCATTTTATTTATTGAAGTCATTTAAATTATGAACAATGAAATTTATTGATTCAAATTTCATTGCTGGGGCAATCTAGTAAAACAATTTCTCGTTTTATTAAAACTACATTAAAAACTGCTTGATATAATCGTCAAAAATTAATGAAATCAAAACAATTAGAAAATACCCAATTAAAATTTAAAAAATTATCTGGTAAAATCCAAATCGATGAAACATTTATTAAAGAAATCCATAAAGGAAATTTCAAATATAAAACTGATCCACGAAGAATTCACCTTGACCCATTCGCAACTAATACTAAATGCTGTATTCAAATGGCAATTGATAATAATAACAATATTTATGTTAAATCCACAAACACCAAACGTTTACAAAAACAATGAGTTATTGAAAATATGAACAAAGGATTAATTAACGAAAATTCAATTATTACTTCTGATATGCAAAAATTATATTTTTTAGTAGCAAAACAAACAAATTCTACTTTATGTGTAACTAAAACAACAATTAATCCTGAAGCTAGTTATCGTAACTTAAATAAAATCAGTAAATTACAATCTAGTCTTAAAGAAGCCTTAATTCATTATCATGGTTTAGGTTTTACTAATATTCAAAATTATTTAAATCTCTGAAAATGAAAATACCAACATAAGGGTTTAACTCCAAACCAACAAACAGCGGTATTATATTTTAATGTATAAAAAAGTTAAAATGAAAATAGTAATTTTACATAAAAGCCTTTTAAAATTATCAAGTTGATGATTTTTTTATTTTATCAAGAGTTTTCGACAAAATTAAAAATTTTTTACAACAAAAATCATACATAAGAAATATATACTTAATTTGCATATTGAAATAATTTATAGTAAATGATTATTTTTTCTTTTTTAAAAAATACCTAAGAAAACTAAACGCGACCCCCTCGCACTAATATATTTGTAATTGCTAAGGAATAGTGTATAATATTTAACTGTGTATATTATATGTACCATTATTGATACGCCAAGAAGCGTTGTAGCAAAAGTAATTTTTAATTCAGGAAGGAGACCGTGTTATGGCTCAAAAAATTAGAATTCGTTTATGTGGTTATGATAGCAAAACTGTTGATCAGTCAATTTTTAAAATTGTTCAAGCAGCGCAATTGACGGGAGCAAAAGTTAAGGGACCGATTCCTTTGCCAACCAAAAGAGAAATTTATACTGTTTTACGATCTGTTCATAAACATAAAGATGCTCGTGAACAGTTTGAAATTCGAACTCATAATAGAATAATTGATATTATTAATCCAACGCCAAAAACTGTAAATAGTTTATCAAGATTACAACTACCAAGTGGTGTGGATATTGAGATTAAATTAAATACAATTACCTAGTCAACCTTTTAGAAATATATTTTAAAAGGCAATGATATACACAATAATGATAAGTTGGAAAGGACGGTAAAATTCTTATGAAAGGAATTTTAGGCAGAAAAATTGCTATGAGTCAGGTCTTTACTGTTGAAGGAAAGATAATTCCTGTAACAGTTATTGAAGTGCAACCTAATGTTGTTACTGATGTTAAAACAGCAGAAAAAAATGGTTATACTTCGTTGCAATTAGCGGTAGAAGATAAAAGAGCTAATTTAGTTAATAAACCATTGACAGGACATTTTAAAAGAGCTAAGACGACTCCGAAAAGGTTTAGTAAAGAGATTCGTGAAATGTCAGGGTTTAATATGGGAGATATTATTAATTGTGACATTTTCACTCCGGGTGAATTAGTGGATGTGCGAGCCATTAGCAAGGGTAAAGGCTTTGCAGGAGTTATTAAACGCCATAATTATTCAAGAGGGCCGATGGCTCATGGTTCTGGATTTCATCGTGAAATTGGTTCAATGGGTGCGATTGCTCCGAACCGAATTTTTAAAGGGAAAAAGATGCCGGGAAGAATGGGACATCAACAAGTTACAATGCAAAATTTGCAAATAATTCATATTGATTTTGCTAAGAATGCGTTATTAGTTAAAGGTTCAATTCCGGGACCTAAAAAACAGTTCGTTGTTATTACTGAAGCGATTAAGGGCTTAAAAACAAAAACACCACCAAATTTAGTTAACAATCAACCACCTGTTGAAACTACTACAGTAGATTTAGTAGCAGTGCCCCAACAGCATAATTATTAAGGAGAACAAATGATGAAGTTACAAGTATTAGATATTAATGGTAATGTTGTTAAAGATGTTAGTTTAAATGAGAAAGTTTGAAATATTACGCCTCATCAACAAGCAATGTTTGATGCAACAATTGCTCAACAAGCGTCTTGAAGACAGGGAACACATCAAACTAAAACTCGTGGTGAAGTTAGTGGTGGTGGTAAAAAACCATGAAAGCAAAAGGGAACAGGTCGAGCCAGACAAGGTTCAATTCGTTCGCCACAATGAAAAGGTGGGGGAATTGTATTTGGTCCGACAGTTGAGAAAAATTATAAATTGCATGTTAATCGGAAAGTAAGAAAGTTAGCATTAAAATCGGCGTTATCTTTAAAAGCACAAAATAATGAACTTATTATTGTTGATACTATTAGTTTAGAAAAATATTCAACAAAGGCAGTTTTACAAATTTGTCAAAATTTAAAGTTAGTGGATAGTAAAACATTATTAATTACTAAAGTAGCTGATGAAATGATTGTTAAATCAGCAAGTAATATTGCAAAATTTAATGTCATTGCAGCTAATAGTTTAAATATTTATGATTTATTGCACGCTAATAAGTTATTAATAACTTTGGAGGCGTTAGTAAACATTGAGGGGGTATTGGCATAATGCATATTACCGAAGTGATTAAAAAGCCAATCTTAACAGAAAAGTCATATTTAAAAATTAATGTTGATGGTAAATATACTTTTGAAGTTAATTATAAGGCTAGTAAGACACAAATTAAAAAAGCATTTGAAACTATTTTTGAAGTAAAAGTTCTTAAAGTAAATATTATTAAAAAGAAGCCGAAAGCTAAAAAAATGGGACGGTTTGAAGGATTAACTAATGCTAGTAAAAGAGCGATGTTTACTTTAAAACCAGGTGAAAAATTAGAGTTATTTAATAACGAATAATATTAAGGAGTAAGAGTTATGGCAATAAAGAAATATAAACCAGTTACTAATGGTCGTCGTAATATGACAACTCTTGATTATTCAGTTTTAACAACTGATAAACCAGAGAAATCGTTATTAACTACATTAAATAGGAAATCTGGTCGGAATAATCGGGGAATTATTACTACGCGTCATAAAGGTGGCGGTCATAAAAGAAAATATCGTATTATTGACTTTAAACGTGATAAAGACAATATTATTGGTAAAGTAGCAACTATTGAGTATGATCCCAATCGTAATGCGTTTATTTCATTAATTAATTATCTTGATGGTGAAAAAAGATATATTTTAGCACCTAAAACTCTTGAAGTGGGAATGGAAATTGTTAGTGGTCCGCTGGTGGATATTAAAGTTGGTAATAGTATGCCAATGGGAAAAATGCCTGAGGGGACAGTAGTTCATAATATTGAATTGCGTCCTTTAAAAGGTGGTCAATTAGCTAGAAGTGCGGGAACTAGTGCTCAACTATTAGGAAAAGATGAAAGTGGTCGTTATGTTACGATTCGTTTGAATTCTGGTGAGGTTCGCAAGATATTAGCATCTTGTCGAGCAACAATTGGTGAAGTTGGTAATGAAGATCGGAACTTAGTTAATTGAGGAAAAGCAGGAAGAAATTGTTGGCGAGGAATTCGTCCGACGGTTAGAGGTTCAGTTATGAATCCTAATGATCATCCACATGGTGGTGGTGAAGGAAAAGCGCCGATTGGAAGAGTAGCTCCTGTAACACCTTGAGGTAAGAAAACATTGGGGATGAAAACTCGTAATCCTCGTAAGGCTTCAACAAAATTAATTATTAGAAGAAAGAAAAAATAGGGTAATGCTTATGAAAGGAAATCGTTAAGGATGGGAAGATCATTAAAAAAAGGACCATATATTGCGTCACATTTATTGAAAAAAGTTGAGTTGTTGAATAGTAATAATAAAAGAGAAGTAATGAAAACTTGATCGCGTCGCTCTACTATTTCTCCTGCCTTCATTAATCATACAGTTGCTGTTCATGATGGTAGAAAGCATGTTCCGGTTTTTGTAACTGAAGATATGGTTGGTCATAAATTTGGTGAATTTGCACCAACAAGATCGTTTGGTGGGCACGGAAATGATAAGAAGAAGAAGAAATAGTAAGGAGTTTAAAATATGGAAGCAAAAGCTATTTTAAGAACAATTAGAATTGCCCCCAGAAAGGTGCAATTAATTGCTGAATTAATAAGAAGAAAACCAGTTACTGATGCTTTAGCGATTTTAATGAATACTAATAAAAAAGCTAGTGAGCCAGTACTTAAACTTCTAAAATCAGCTATTGCTAACGCGGTAAATAATTATGCGATGGATGGGGATGCGTTATTAATTAAAGAGGTTTTAGTGAATGAGGGTGCAACTTTAAAACGGTTTCGACCATCAGATCATGGACAAACTTATAAAATATTAAAAAGAACTAGTCACATTACAATTGTCGTAACAGACGAAAAGGGAGGTAATCAATAATGGGGCAAAAGGCAAGTCCACATGGATTACGACTTGGTATTAATAAAGACTGAGACTCAAGATGATATGCTGAAGATAAAAATTTTGCTAAGTGATTACATTCTGATATTAAAATTCGTAAAGTAATTTTGAAAAAGTGGAAAAATGCAGCAATTGCTAAAATTGAAATTGAGCGCACGAAAGAAAATATTACGCTGTTTATTCATTCTTCGCGTCCGGGTGTTGTCTTAGGGCAAGAAGGTTCAAATATTGAAAATATTATTAAAGCTATTCGACAAGCGATTGGTTTGACAACTAAAAGTAAATTAGATATTAAGATTAATGTTGTTGATATTAAAGTTCCTGATTTGAATGCCCAACTTGTTGCTGAAAATATGGCGCAACAAATTGTTAATCGGGCATCGTTTAGAACGATACAAAAATTAGCAATCCGTAAAGCAATGAAAGCTGGAGCGAAGGGAATTAAAACTTTAGTTTCGGGAAGACTTGGCGGTGTTGATATGGCTCGTAGTGAGGGCTATGCTGAAGGAAGTGTTCCCTTGGCAACTTTGCGAAGTGATATTGATTATGCTAAAGTATCAGCGTTAACAACTTATGGTTTGATTGGAATTAAGGTTTGAATTTATAAGGGTGAAATTTTACCAGAAAAGAAAAATTCTGTTAAGGAGGCGAAGCAATTATGTTAATGCCAAAACGCACTAAATATCGCCGTCCGCATCGTGTTTCTTATGAAGGTAAAGCAACAAGAGGAACTAAGGTTTCGTTTGGTGAATATGGATTACAAGCAGTTGGTAAATTGGTTATGCCTAAAAGAAGTATTGTTGTCAATACTGAGCAAGTCCAAAAAAAACCTGAATTACAAGGTCTTTGAATTACTTCAAAACAAATTGAAGCAGCAAGAATTGCAGCGACAAGATATATGAAACGAGGGGGAAAAGTTTGAATTAACATTTTTCCTCAGATGGCGAAAACTAAAAAGCCACTTGAAGTCCGAATGGGTTCTGGAAAAGGGTCTCCTGAAGAGTTTGTTGCTGTTGTTAAAAAAGGACGAATTATGTTTGAAGTTGCTGGTGTTACTGAAGAAGTAGCAAGAGAAGCATTAAGACTGGCAATGCATAAATTGCCAATCAAATGTAAAATCGTTAAACGAGGTGAAGAATAATGGCAAAGAAGATATTTAAAGATAAAAGCATTAATGATTTACAACATCGTGCTGAAGAATTAAAAGCAGAATTGTTTGCCTTAAGATTTCAATCGGCAACTGGACAATTAGAAAAGCCTCATCGGATTAAAGAATTACGAAGAGAAGTTGCTAGAATATTAACGCATTTACAAATGAGAAAAGATGCTGGAGAAGTTGTTAAACCATTGAATCAACAAAAAGTTGTTATTTCTGAAACATTACAAAAGGAAATTGATCAAAAAACTAAAGTTGTTGAGGAAAAAGCAAAACCTAAACTTAAAGAAAAGAAATTAGTTGTTGAAAAGCAAGATAATGTTGTTACTGAACAAATTGAACTGAAAAATCAAAAATTAGT is drawn from Spiroplasma endosymbiont of Clivina fossor and contains these coding sequences:
- the rplP gene encoding 50S ribosomal protein L16, which translates into the protein MLMPKRTKYRRPHRVSYEGKATRGTKVSFGEYGLQAVGKLVMPKRSIVVNTEQVQKKPELQGLWITSKQIEAARIAATRYMKRGGKVWINIFPQMAKTKKPLEVRMGSGKGSPEEFVAVVKKGRIMFEVAGVTEEVAREALRLAMHKLPIKCKIVKRGEE
- the rpsC gene encoding 30S ribosomal protein S3; the encoded protein is MGQKASPHGLRLGINKDWDSRWYAEDKNFAKWLHSDIKIRKVILKKWKNAAIAKIEIERTKENITLFIHSSRPGVVLGQEGSNIENIIKAIRQAIGLTTKSKLDIKINVVDIKVPDLNAQLVAENMAQQIVNRASFRTIQKLAIRKAMKAGAKGIKTLVSGRLGGVDMARSEGYAEGSVPLATLRSDIDYAKVSALTTYGLIGIKVWIYKGEILPEKKNSVKEAKQLC
- the rplV gene encoding 50S ribosomal protein L22, giving the protein MEAKAILRTIRIAPRKVQLIAELIRRKPVTDALAILMNTNKKASEPVLKLLKSAIANAVNNYAMDGDALLIKEVLVNEGATLKRFRPSDHGQTYKILKRTSHITIVVTDEKGGNQ
- the rplW gene encoding 50S ribosomal protein L23 yields the protein MHITEVIKKPILTEKSYLKINVDGKYTFEVNYKASKTQIKKAFETIFEVKVLKVNIIKKKPKAKKMGRFEGLTNASKRAMFTLKPGEKLELFNNE
- a CDS encoding PTS transporter subunit EIIC yields the protein MEFKHIFSNFKKLKLISSNFQPKNTLKHFRNKTSSGLQKLAKSLMFPIAILPIAAILSRVGGLMMTKDFGITENSVIWYIGSVLQVIGGSAFDNLSVLFAIGVAFGFAKDNRGEAALIGFFAYTILIGLMTILPKIVYSTILLDVNLENKSKLLYQLKGNEVIYSIDMGILSGIIAGILAATCYNRFQSIKLPTALSFFSGRRFVPLVVILVSLPVAILVAIIWPWLQLGLLSFGQTIIPEKVDNSTRHIQWGVASVYTMFNRTLNASGLMRVFNIYFFWQHPFVTSENGTVINGDIPAFLSNDLVVGAGLFQSGFFPIMMFGLPAAALAIIKCAHPDQRKKVMALLLGAASVSFLTGVTEPLEFSFIYAAPVLFFVHIVLSGIISAITVGLGIRIGFGFSAGFIDYVLSFYQSMKIAKITWESGFAQVLANPAWILPIGILSGGVYYFSFSYLIKKFNYQTLGREQTVSETNNFDNSLPLVSYQLLATKILDILGKDNIISVGNCVTRVRIVVKNVDDWKIKQLDKIKFKIRGIANNKLNPKMVSDKDLQLIVSNDAQFIVDELEKLLQASKELLATNF
- the rpsS gene encoding 30S ribosomal protein S19, which gives rise to MGRSLKKGPYIASHLLKKVELLNSNNKREVMKTWSRRSTISPAFINHTVAVHDGRKHVPVFVTEDMVGHKFGEFAPTRSFGGHGNDKKKKK
- the rplC gene encoding 50S ribosomal protein L3, translated to MKGILGRKIAMSQVFTVEGKIIPVTVIEVQPNVVTDVKTAEKNGYTSLQLAVEDKRANLVNKPLTGHFKRAKTTPKRFSKEIREMSGFNMGDIINCDIFTPGELVDVRAISKGKGFAGVIKRHNYSRGPMAHGSGFHREIGSMGAIAPNRIFKGKKMPGRMGHQQVTMQNLQIIHIDFAKNALLVKGSIPGPKKQFVVITEAIKGLKTKTPPNLVNNQPPVETTTVDLVAVPQQHNY
- a CDS encoding IS1/IS1595 family N-terminal zinc-binding domain-containing protein, encoding MEKIIQELVNTLTDDQFLEFYEKVKQQAELIKKQKRLNEIDQKFRAQGIKCPKCESYHCVKNGHNSEGKQKCLCKNCRASFDAFRNHFIYWSHLNYEQWNLLIQISLLGQSSKTISRFIKTTLKTAWYNRQKLMKSKQLENTQLKFKKLSGKIQIDETFIKEIHKGNFKYKTDPRRIHLDPFATNTKCCIQMAIDNNNNIYVKSTNTKRLQKQWVIENMNKGLINENSIITSDMQKLYFLVAKQTNSTLCVTKTTINPEASYRNLNKISKLQSSLKEALIHYHGLGFTNIQNYLNLWKWKYQHKGLTPNQQTAVLYFNV
- a CDS encoding DegV family protein, which translates into the protein MIFSIIIIHLYHIKIYLKLSIFNKYQEFSTKLKEFNGFIDKFDKTRTFKKAIKEVLKEIKKRYDSAGELTIMHSLCDTELKKEVIKIITKEKFTIKHMSLISNVIAAHTGYNTFVLVYWIK
- the rpsJ gene encoding 30S ribosomal protein S10, whose product is MAQKIRIRLCGYDSKTVDQSIFKIVQAAQLTGAKVKGPIPLPTKREIYTVLRSVHKHKDAREQFEIRTHNRIIDIINPTPKTVNSLSRLQLPSGVDIEIKLNTIT
- the rpmC gene encoding 50S ribosomal protein L29; this encodes MAKKIFKDKSINDLQHRAEELKAELFALRFQSATGQLEKPHRIKELRREVARILTHLQMRKDAGEVVKPLNQQKVVISETLQKEIDQKTKVVEEKAKPKLKEKKLVVEKQDNVVTEQIELKNQKLVAKEIKKVKDGVAPVMKEKKASKPITSKDSKEASVKTAKVTKSKSATIIPKAKTDEKRGDNDGKK
- the rplD gene encoding 50S ribosomal protein L4 — protein: MKLQVLDINGNVVKDVSLNEKVWNITPHQQAMFDATIAQQASWRQGTHQTKTRGEVSGGGKKPWKQKGTGRARQGSIRSPQWKGGGIVFGPTVEKNYKLHVNRKVRKLALKSALSLKAQNNELIIVDTISLEKYSTKAVLQICQNLKLVDSKTLLITKVADEMIVKSASNIAKFNVIAANSLNIYDLLHANKLLITLEALVNIEGVLA
- the rplB gene encoding 50S ribosomal protein L2 encodes the protein MAIKKYKPVTNGRRNMTTLDYSVLTTDKPEKSLLTTLNRKSGRNNRGIITTRHKGGGHKRKYRIIDFKRDKDNIIGKVATIEYDPNRNAFISLINYLDGEKRYILAPKTLEVGMEIVSGPLVDIKVGNSMPMGKMPEGTVVHNIELRPLKGGQLARSAGTSAQLLGKDESGRYVTIRLNSGEVRKILASCRATIGEVGNEDRNLVNWGKAGRNCWRGIRPTVRGSVMNPNDHPHGGGEGKAPIGRVAPVTPWGKKTLGMKTRNPRKASTKLIIRRKKK